The genomic region TGTACTTTTGTGTGCCTTGTTGTAAATAAGAGCAACACTCATAGTAACTCTTCTTCACAAGTGCAGACCCTTTATTTGTGGACCAGTATGCTTCATATCTTGTCCCTCAAAATTTTCACAAGGAAAAGGTGCAGGATTTGAACCCCTATTGCCTTGCAACTAAGTTCATTGATGATAAATTGCTTCATACAGTGAATCTTATTGATGGAGTTAAGCAGGTACTAGTTGATTGCATTTACATATGACATAAATTTGTGCTTCTTTTCATGTATTCTGATAGTTTGATAAGGTTACTTCCTCTAATTGCAGGTTGTTTTGTTAACTGATGGCATGGATACGCGGCCGTACAGACTTCGGTGGCCTGCTTCAACCATAATATTCGACATATCACCGGAAAGGATATTTCAAATAGCAGCTGAGAAGCTTGAAGGTGACAATGGTTCATCAAGTTATTGTGGTATTTTAAGCATGTATTATTTGTCAAAATTTAATATCTTTTAATCATAGTGACTATGATCCGAGTGGGAAAACCTGTGTGATTATGTAATCACTGGCATCTAGGCCAGTCAATTCTTAGGGATCAAATTCAAGACCTCTCTGGTTAAGGAATCAAGAGATGTACCACCTTAGAGTGAAGTGAGTTACATTTTTATGTTTATACCAGAAAACAAGTGTATGTTACATGGTTTTTTCAACCAAATCAAAGACTTATATGATACCAACCACCAACCGAAAAACTCTGAACATGTTTCAGGGGAAgaaaaattatgaagttatagACACCtaattgtgtttctttcttttgaTTCAGGTGCTGGGGCTAAGGTTCCCAAAGGTAGCTTACTCTATCATATTCCTTTGGAATCATCTGACATAAAGCAAAATTTGCAACTTAGAGGATATAATGGTAGTAGGCCAAGTATATGGGCAATGCAGGTGATTAAGTTTATAATTCTTTCACATTGATAAACAATTGAACTCAAACAAAGTTGGCAAatcatgaaagaaagaaaaaagaggaatTCAAATAATGTTACTCATAAGAGTTTATTCCTGCAGGGGTTTCCTATGATGACATTGGCAAATTTTGAAGAAGTTTTGTCAATGTTAAGCAGTTTGGCCATGGAGGGAAGCTTTTTTCTGGGAGAGTTGCCTACATTTTTATCTGATGCAGAAACAGAAATTAAGGTTAGTTTGCTATTAATTTTCAAGTAAATTGAGTTATGTTAAGATGCATTGAGTTATGAATGTACCAAATTTTCTAAGTAAACAAGCTTTTTTCTGCTGATGCCTTGGACTGTCCAACACAAAGCAATGGCTGGATAAACTCTTCATGAGCAACGGCTTTCGTGTCGAAATGATTAATCATAAAGGAGTTTCTGAAAGTTCAAAAGAAGAATTTGCTTCAGCACATTACAGTAACAAGCTGTTTGTTGCTGAACAACTACGACTTTCAGATGATCAGGTGAGACATCTTCTTTTCACTACAAATTTGTCTTTCCTTGGCCTAACTCCTTCTTGGTAAAAATACACTAACTTCTCTTAAGATTTCTGTTAAATAAcatctatttatctatttatttttattatataaaagttGATACCAACATCTTTTACATTGAGTTTAAGCCATGTTTTCTCCTCTAATGATGACATGTCAGCAACTTTGATTACTTGGCAAAACTTAAAAATCAAGTAAAAGatttttaagaaattaaaaaaaaaatcttatctattattattattattacccaatttttgtatgtttttgATATTTTGCCAAGAGATGTGTCGTGTATAATATCATGTAACTCCGAAGAGTGAAATCTAATTTACCCTATTTTCACATCTATATGGTTTTTGGTTATGTGAAGACATCAATGATGGATGGTGTCTACAGAGATCAAGCTTTTTTATGTGATACCAATTTTCATTTCATATTGTATTGAAGTTACAATTGGCATTGTAAAACTCAAGTGACTATCAGGCATTGATATTTTGGCAGATGGAAGCATGGAGAAGACAATTCCAAAGGGTAGAGGATGAAGGAGATGAAGAAGGCTTTGAAGAGTTATAGAAGTAATTAGATATATTTCTCTAGTGTTGGAAGTTTGCATGCATAATTGTAAGTTTATAATTTGATTGAGCATATTCAAATTATCAACTATCAAGTGCCAGTTTGCTCAGTGAATAACCTTCATTATGCAAACTTGTAAAAAGAGTCAATTTGATTTAATGTGATCCTTTGCTAGGCAAATGAAAAATGGCAATTTCCATGAAAAATTACTAGATGGTACAGAACATTAAGAGTGAGAATAAACTTGTTAATAAAGTCTCTCTTGTGAAAAAGAACAGAAACTTCAATAAACcttaaaataagttaaaaaaagaaaagtgaCACTATATACACCAATCACTGCTCATAGCTCTCACACTACTAAGACAACAAAATATCCACCTACCAGCTACCATCTAAGAAGCACACGCATGAAACCACCAAACTGAATTGtatttacaataaaataaatcaatGAGCTAGTAATGAAGTGGAATTTCAAAAGGGCAGTTGCAAGATGGTCAAATGGAAATGGCCAGCAGATAGCAACTTGATTGTCAACACTCAACAGTCCAAAACTCATCCTCGAA from Arachis ipaensis cultivar K30076 chromosome B02, Araip1.1, whole genome shotgun sequence harbors:
- the LOC107626169 gene encoding uncharacterized protein LOC107626169 isoform X3, which translates into the protein MAFLHVPAIVDCVNMNMNFHLMPLRCNSKRTFCVSAVNLNNDSISNNDPLLLSATTSAFLRSQETLRPGKHYIIVLFSLCDTFYQAFGVHYLVYSLCAQDPLFVDQYASYLVPQNFHKEKVQDLNPYCLATKFIDDKLLHTVNLIDGVKQVVLLTDGMDTRPYRLRWPASTIIFDISPERIFQIAAEKLEGAGAKVPKGSLLYHIPLESSDIKQNLQLRGYNGSRPSIWAMQGFPMMTLANFEEVLSMLSSLAMEGSFFLGELPTFLSDAETEIKSNTKQWLDKLFMSNGFRVEMINHKGVSESSKEEFASAHYSNKLFVAEQLRLSDDQMEAWRRQFQRVEDEGDEEGFEEL
- the LOC107626169 gene encoding uncharacterized protein LOC107626169 isoform X4; protein product: MAFLHVPAIVDCVNMNMNFHLMPLRCNSKRTFCVSAVNLNNDSISNNDPLLLSATTSAFLRSQETLRPGKHYIIVLFSLCDTFYQAFGVHYLVYSLCAQDPLFVDQYASYLVPQNFHKEKVQDLNPYCLATKFIDDKLLHTVNLIDGVKQVVLLTDGMDTRPYRLRWPASTIIFDISPERIFQIAAEKLEGAGAKVPKGSLLYHIPLESSDIKQNLQLRGYNGSRPSIWAMQGFPMMTLANFEEVLSMLSSLAMEGSFFLGELPTFLSDAETEIKQWLDKLFMSNGFRVEMINHKGVSESSKEEFASAHYSNKLFVAEQLRLSDDQMEAWRRQFQRVEDEGDEEGFEEL
- the LOC107626169 gene encoding uncharacterized protein LOC107626169 isoform X2, with the translated sequence MAFLHVPAIVDCVNMNMNFHLMPLRCNSKRTFCVSAVNLNNDSISNNDPLLLSATTSAFLRSQETLRPGKHYIIVLFSLCDTFYQAFGVHYLVYSLCAQDPLFVDQYASYLVPQNFHKEKVQDLNPYCLATKFIDDKLLHTVNLIDGVKQVVLLTDGMDTRPYRLRWPASTIIFDISPERIFQIAAEKLEGDNGSSSYCGAGAKVPKGSLLYHIPLESSDIKQNLQLRGYNGSRPSIWAMQGFPMMTLANFEEVLSMLSSLAMEGSFFLGELPTFLSDAETEIKQWLDKLFMSNGFRVEMINHKGVSESSKEEFASAHYSNKLFVAEQLRLSDDQMEAWRRQFQRVEDEGDEEGFEEL
- the LOC107626169 gene encoding uncharacterized protein LOC107626169 isoform X5; its protein translation is MAFLHVPAIVDCVNMNMNFHLMPLRCNSKRTFCVSAVNLNNDSISNNDPLLLSATTSAFLRSQETLRPDPLFVDQYASYLVPQNFHKEKVQDLNPYCLATKFIDDKLLHTVNLIDGVKQVVLLTDGMDTRPYRLRWPASTIIFDISPERIFQIAAEKLEGDNGSSSYCGAGAKVPKGSLLYHIPLESSDIKQNLQLRGYNGSRPSIWAMQGFPMMTLANFEEVLSMLSSLAMEGSFFLGELPTFLSDAETEIKSNTKQWLDKLFMSNGFRVEMINHKGVSESSKEEFASAHYSNKLFVAEQLRLSDDQMEAWRRQFQRVEDEGDEEGFEEL
- the LOC107626169 gene encoding uncharacterized protein LOC107626169 isoform X6; this encodes MAFLHVPAIVDCVNMNMNFHLMPLRCNSKRTFCVSAVNLNNDSISNNDPLLLSATTSAFLRSQETLRPDPLFVDQYASYLVPQNFHKEKVQDLNPYCLATKFIDDKLLHTVNLIDGVKQVVLLTDGMDTRPYRLRWPASTIIFDISPERIFQIAAEKLEGAGAKVPKGSLLYHIPLESSDIKQNLQLRGYNGSRPSIWAMQGFPMMTLANFEEVLSMLSSLAMEGSFFLGELPTFLSDAETEIKSNTKQWLDKLFMSNGFRVEMINHKGVSESSKEEFASAHYSNKLFVAEQLRLSDDQMEAWRRQFQRVEDEGDEEGFEEL
- the LOC107626169 gene encoding uncharacterized protein LOC107626169 isoform X1 — its product is MAFLHVPAIVDCVNMNMNFHLMPLRCNSKRTFCVSAVNLNNDSISNNDPLLLSATTSAFLRSQETLRPGKHYIIVLFSLCDTFYQAFGVHYLVYSLCAQDPLFVDQYASYLVPQNFHKEKVQDLNPYCLATKFIDDKLLHTVNLIDGVKQVVLLTDGMDTRPYRLRWPASTIIFDISPERIFQIAAEKLEGDNGSSSYCGAGAKVPKGSLLYHIPLESSDIKQNLQLRGYNGSRPSIWAMQGFPMMTLANFEEVLSMLSSLAMEGSFFLGELPTFLSDAETEIKSNTKQWLDKLFMSNGFRVEMINHKGVSESSKEEFASAHYSNKLFVAEQLRLSDDQMEAWRRQFQRVEDEGDEEGFEEL